The Pleurodeles waltl isolate 20211129_DDA chromosome 6, aPleWal1.hap1.20221129, whole genome shotgun sequence genome has a segment encoding these proteins:
- the LOC138301513 gene encoding leucine-rich repeat-containing protein 70-like, with protein sequence MLDLRRNNLSELEAGSFNALWSMKILLLSSNYIRTIHLKAFESLGFLEKLDVSRNLMHKLSHDFSNDLVSLKELRVSFNQLEQLGFKSLQYLENLEKLDLSHNQVSFIERGTFRGLSKLRHLFLQANKLEVIHDGFFFMLQNLEILNLARNNLSVIEVDAFTSLHSVTLLVLSGNQLNHLKFKTFLNIQTLSTHLQVSKNPWICDCDLQRVFGKIMSVRHLHVDDYENLTCSSPLQLAGSSLISVDTQLCVAETATVLVITITVLVTVIAAIVMAERNRKKNQEKNWNESEGPFDSQEK encoded by the coding sequence ATGCTCGATCTGAGGCGTAACAACCTATCTGAGCTGGAAGCAGGGTCATTCAATGCCCTATGGTCAATGAAGATCCTACTTCTTTCCAGCAATTACATCAGAACTATTCATCTCAAGGCCTTTGAGTCCCTGGGCTTCCTGGAGAAGCTGGATGTGAGCCGCAACCTCATGCACAAGCTGTCCCATGACTTCTCTAATGACCTGGTGTCTCTGAAGGAGCTGAGGGTGTCATTCAATCAACTGGAGCAATTGGGTTTCAAGAGCCTGCAATACCTGGAAAATTTGGAGAAGCTGGACCTCAGTCACAATCAGGTGTCCTTCATTGAAAGGGGGACGTTCCGAGGACTCTCAAAGCTTCGTCACCTGTTTCTCCAAGCAAACAAGCTGGAAGTCATTCATGACGGTTTCTTCTTCATGCTGCAGAACCTTGAAATATTAAACCTAGCGAGGAACAACCTAAGTGTCATTGAGGTGGATGCTTTCACCTCACTTCACTCTGTAACCCTCTTGGTCCTGTCGGGAAACCAGCTGAACCATCTCAAGTTTAAGACATTTCTCAACATTCAAACACTAAGCACTCACCTACAGGTATCCAAAAACCCCTGGATCTGCGATTGTGACCTCCAGAGGGTCTTCGGGAAGATTATGAGTGTAAGACACCTGCATGTGGATGACTACGAGAACCTCACGTGCTCCAGCCCCCTTCAGCTGGCTGGCTCCTCGCTCATCTCTGTGGATACTCAGCTGTGTGTAGCAGAGACTGCTACTGTCTTGGTCATTACCATCACTGTCTTGGTAAcagtcattgcagctattgtgatggctgagaggaacaggaagaagaaccaAGAGAAGAACTGGAATGAGTCAGAGGGGCCATTTGACTCCCAGGAGAAGTAA